A region from the Pyrinomonadaceae bacterium genome encodes:
- a CDS encoding DUF305 domain-containing protein, which translates to MKDLQLSLQTKLLPARSVLLAAVSIFAASFLLPVCAQQTNPPPPVVVQPGAPGQPTRRLPSSTRPTLPPTSPKDIEFMQGMIMHHAQAVEMTALIASHTTNKELRLFGARISHSQSDEMAFMKRWLAARGEPVVPQMPSMGTHMPGMDMTSHSMLMPGMLTPKQMEALRKAKGAEFDKLFLSGMIQHHNGALVMVKQLFDTAGAGQDAELFSFATDVDSGQRAEIKVMEKMLGAGAVARP; encoded by the coding sequence ATGAAGGATCTTCAACTCAGCTTGCAAACTAAGCTCCTGCCGGCACGAAGTGTGCTGCTTGCCGCCGTCAGTATTTTCGCAGCTTCGTTCTTGCTGCCGGTCTGCGCACAGCAGACTAATCCGCCGCCACCGGTCGTCGTTCAGCCGGGCGCGCCCGGTCAGCCGACGCGCAGGCTGCCGTCATCGACGCGACCCACTCTACCGCCGACGTCGCCAAAGGATATTGAGTTCATGCAGGGCATGATCATGCATCATGCTCAAGCCGTGGAAATGACGGCGCTGATTGCATCGCACACGACGAACAAAGAGCTGCGTTTGTTCGGAGCGCGCATCAGCCATTCGCAGTCAGACGAGATGGCGTTCATGAAACGCTGGCTCGCCGCCAGAGGTGAACCGGTTGTGCCCCAGATGCCGTCGATGGGAACCCACATGCCGGGTATGGATATGACGAGCCACTCGATGCTCATGCCCGGCATGCTGACGCCGAAGCAGATGGAGGCGCTGCGAAAAGCAAAAGGCGCCGAGTTCGACAAACTGTTCTTGAGTGGAATGATTCAGCATCACAACGGCGCTCTCGTGATGGTGAAGCAGTTATTCGACACCGCCGGCGCGGGTCAGGACGCCGAGCTATTCAGTTTTGCGACCGACGTTGACAGTGGCCAACGTGCCGAGATTAAGGTCATGGAAAAGATGCTGGGAGCGGGGGCAGTAGCCCGACCGTGA
- a CDS encoding DUF72 domain-containing protein, with amino-acid sequence MTCREVTGGTRVGTCGFGLAQADYARTFSCVEVQHTFYQPPKLSTLERWRALMPPDFEFVLKAWQLITHDARSPTYRRLKVKLSDIEKEEAGYFRDSAIVRQAWETTLASARALNARTILFQCPASFTQTEEHIASLKKFVTSIDREGLNLGWEPRGDWDGVVVKSICDELRLWHVVDPFVNKTTTSNRPYFRLHGRNGWRYQYEEGELEELTLALPKRKKSYVFFNNYKMTEDALRFCKLLGSRTPKA; translated from the coding sequence ATGACTTGTAGAGAAGTAACCGGGGGCACTCGAGTCGGAACCTGTGGTTTTGGTTTGGCGCAGGCCGACTACGCACGCACTTTCTCTTGCGTCGAAGTTCAACATACCTTCTACCAGCCACCTAAACTTAGTACCCTGGAACGCTGGCGCGCTCTCATGCCTCCTGACTTTGAATTCGTCCTCAAGGCCTGGCAATTGATCACCCATGACGCCAGGAGCCCCACCTACAGACGGCTCAAAGTGAAACTCTCAGACATTGAAAAGGAAGAGGCGGGTTATTTTCGTGATTCAGCCATCGTGCGGCAAGCCTGGGAAACTACCCTCGCGTCCGCCAGGGCTTTGAACGCCCGGACGATACTCTTCCAATGTCCGGCTAGCTTTACTCAAACAGAAGAGCACATTGCCAGCCTTAAGAAATTCGTTACCTCCATTGATCGAGAGGGCCTGAATCTTGGTTGGGAGCCACGCGGAGATTGGGACGGCGTCGTCGTCAAGTCCATCTGTGACGAGCTTCGCTTGTGGCATGTAGTCGATCCGTTCGTAAACAAAACTACGACTTCGAATCGCCCCTACTTCCGGCTTCATGGGCGCAACGGCTGGCGGTATCAATATGAAGAGGGCGAGCTCGAAGAGTTGACCCTCGCGCTGCCGAAACGGAAAAAGTCTTACGTCTTCTTTAATAACTACAAGATGACCGAAGATGCATTGAGGTTCTGCAAGCTCCTGGGATCTCGTACGCCGAAGGCATGA
- a CDS encoding MBOAT family O-acyltransferase, which yields MLFTEPLFLFLFLPALLAIYFASPRPIRNAVLLTASFLFYAWGQNIYVVVLLISILLNYWLGRAIGNFEEMKPRRLIVALAIAANLLLLGSFKYPAFIVLNLNRLLGMLDLSSIPSPRSHLPVGISFFTLMGMSYVIDVYRKQIKPEKKFHVFLLYLTLFPYLIAGPIVRYAGIAKELVERHVSLGGFAAGIRRFTIGLGKKMLISSTLGLTVDTIFKVPFAELEPGIAWLGAVAYALQLYFDVSGYTDMAIGLGLMFGFHLPENFNYPYVAQSVTDFWQRWHMTLVGWFRDYLFFPLSYRRPTWRIHLNLIIVFVLCGFWHEGSWKFVVWGFAFGSVLAVERMGFAKLLARWPRLLRHLYVVFVILVTCILVRAPSLSDALRFYQAMFALNSGRAGHVLSTYLTPMFLLALSAGILGCLPLAPTIRNWQESLSSRLGDARGNLLDAGFGVFNTASLAVIFLCSVSLSAAGTYSPFIYFKF from the coding sequence ATGTTGTTCACTGAGCCGTTATTTCTATTTCTTTTTCTGCCTGCGCTCTTAGCAATTTACTTCGCCTCTCCCCGCCCGATCCGCAATGCGGTACTTTTGACCGCCAGCTTTCTGTTTTATGCATGGGGCCAGAATATTTACGTCGTCGTGCTGTTGATCTCGATTCTGCTCAACTACTGGCTAGGGCGGGCGATCGGCAACTTTGAAGAAATGAAACCGCGTCGACTGATTGTGGCGCTGGCCATCGCTGCGAACCTTCTGTTACTCGGATCCTTCAAGTACCCGGCCTTCATAGTGTTGAACCTCAACCGCTTGCTCGGGATGTTGGACTTGAGCTCCATACCCTCGCCTCGCTCGCACCTTCCCGTCGGTATTTCGTTTTTCACTCTGATGGGCATGTCCTATGTGATTGATGTTTACCGAAAACAAATCAAGCCAGAGAAAAAGTTTCATGTCTTCCTGCTCTATCTCACATTATTTCCCTATTTGATTGCCGGCCCCATTGTGCGATATGCGGGCATTGCAAAAGAACTCGTCGAACGCCACGTTAGTCTTGGCGGTTTCGCAGCCGGCATCAGGCGTTTCACTATCGGTCTGGGCAAAAAAATGCTAATCAGCAGCACGCTCGGGCTGACGGTGGACACGATCTTCAAAGTTCCGTTCGCGGAATTAGAGCCGGGGATCGCCTGGCTGGGGGCGGTTGCTTACGCGTTGCAACTCTACTTTGACGTTTCCGGCTACACCGATATGGCGATTGGTCTGGGTTTGATGTTCGGCTTTCATCTTCCGGAAAACTTCAACTATCCCTACGTTGCTCAGTCAGTCACAGACTTCTGGCAAAGATGGCACATGACGTTGGTCGGATGGTTTCGCGACTATCTGTTTTTCCCTTTAAGCTACCGGCGCCCAACCTGGCGCATTCATCTCAATCTGATAATCGTGTTCGTGCTTTGCGGGTTCTGGCACGAGGGGAGCTGGAAGTTCGTTGTCTGGGGTTTTGCGTTTGGCAGTGTGCTTGCCGTTGAGCGCATGGGCTTCGCGAAATTGCTGGCGCGATGGCCGCGACTACTGCGCCATCTCTACGTTGTGTTTGTGATCTTAGTCACCTGTATTTTAGTGCGCGCGCCTTCGCTTTCCGACGCGTTGCGTTTTTATCAGGCCATGTTTGCGCTTAACTCCGGGAGAGCTGGACACGTCCTAAGTACATACTTGACCCCGATGTTTCTCCTCGCTCTCAGTGCGGGAATACTGGGCTGTTTGCCCTTGGCTCCAACGATTAGAAATTGGCAGGAGAGCTTGAGCAGTCGACTTGGGGATGCGCGGGGGAATCTGTTAGACGCCGGGTTCGGGGTTTTCAATACCGCGAGCCTGGCCGTGATTTTTCTTTGTTCGGTGTCACTGTCGGCGGCGGGAACCTACAGTCCCTTCATCTACTTCAAGTTCTAG
- a CDS encoding GSCFA domain-containing protein: MENFVLQGWLPERPFLNSRTRITAFGSCFAAHLVNYLRQIGYDVARDRHPEIYISSMGEGLVNTYALRQQFEWALEDLEPPENLWYGFRAEEFGYRPEIKERTRKVFLETDFFVITLGLSEVWYDEKTGGVFWRAVPMRLYDPSRHRFRVCSFDETKQNIRRICELIFKHSPQARVLFTLSPIPLAATFRPVSSMTANSASKSILRAALDEFLGENSEILNKKIFYLPSYEIFNELFPNKFTDDNRHPSDDLILFFLKLFEAIYCETPLSLDDVGSLFRETREKNIASLSGAAGSEKPSPLQKSLDVEERVRAVIARLFELSPEEAKGQLRIGNPPRWDSIGHLELLVGIEEEFGIRFPTYEIAGLNTVEAISEAVRAQNGHQSG, from the coding sequence TTGGAAAACTTCGTGCTGCAGGGATGGCTCCCGGAAAGACCGTTCCTGAACAGTCGTACAAGAATCACCGCCTTTGGGAGTTGCTTCGCTGCACATCTGGTCAACTATCTGAGGCAAATCGGATACGACGTCGCCAGGGATCGCCACCCGGAGATCTACATATCTTCAATGGGCGAAGGTCTGGTTAATACTTATGCCCTGCGCCAGCAGTTCGAGTGGGCGCTGGAAGACCTGGAGCCGCCCGAAAACCTCTGGTATGGATTCCGCGCTGAAGAATTTGGCTATCGGCCTGAAATAAAAGAAAGAACCAGGAAAGTATTTCTCGAGACGGATTTTTTCGTTATCACTCTGGGCCTTTCGGAAGTTTGGTATGACGAAAAGACCGGCGGCGTGTTCTGGCGCGCTGTTCCGATGAGGTTATATGATCCCTCTCGACACAGGTTTCGCGTCTGCTCGTTTGACGAGACGAAGCAGAATATCCGCCGCATATGCGAATTGATTTTCAAGCACTCTCCCCAGGCCAGAGTGTTGTTCACTTTATCTCCGATTCCGCTCGCTGCAACCTTCCGCCCAGTGAGCTCCATGACCGCAAACTCCGCATCTAAGTCCATCCTGCGGGCAGCGCTGGATGAATTTCTGGGGGAGAATTCGGAAATCCTCAACAAGAAGATTTTCTATCTACCGTCCTACGAAATATTCAACGAGCTTTTCCCTAATAAGTTTACCGACGACAACCGCCATCCTTCTGACGATCTCATTCTCTTTTTCCTGAAGCTTTTCGAAGCGATCTATTGCGAAACTCCTCTTAGCCTCGATGACGTTGGTTCGCTTTTTCGGGAAACACGCGAAAAGAATATTGCCTCTCTGTCTGGCGCAGCCGGAAGCGAGAAACCTTCGCCACTTCAGAAATCGCTCGACGTGGAAGAGCGCGTGCGCGCCGTGATTGCCAGATTGTTTGAACTTTCCCCTGAGGAAGCTAAAGGTCAGTTGAGAATTGGCAATCCTCCTCGATGGGATTCAATCGGACATTTGGAGTTGCTGGTTGGAATCGAAGAAGAATTTGGGATCAGATTTCCGACTTATGAAATAGCCGGACTGAATACCGTCGAGGCAATCAGTGAAGCCGTCCGGGCGCAAAATGGACACCAATCGGGGTAA
- a CDS encoding DUF4199 domain-containing protein yields the protein MKKTVLYFGLFSGAIAALMMFVTIPLIGRIPFEYLTVVGYATFVTCFVMVFFGIRSYRDRVAGGTITFGRAFKVGIFDHADFLCDLHRDLGICLPLVPAGLSRSIFKLHG from the coding sequence ATGAAAAAGACTGTTCTGTACTTCGGATTGTTTTCGGGTGCCATCGCGGCCTTGATGATGTTCGTCACCATCCCGCTCATCGGTCGCATTCCCTTTGAATATCTCACGGTTGTTGGTTACGCGACATTCGTCACCTGTTTTGTGATGGTGTTCTTCGGCATCCGCTCATATCGCGACCGGGTTGCGGGAGGGACGATCACATTTGGACGGGCCTTCAAAGTGGGAATTTTTGATCACGCTGATTTCCTGTGCGATTTACATCGTGACCTGGGAATTTGTTTACCACTGGTTCCTGCCGGACTTTCTCGATCAATATTCAAACTACATGGTTGA
- a CDS encoding DUF4199 domain-containing protein: MTWEFVYHWFLPDFLDQYSNYMVEKMRAQGATPEALNQTVQEYQQFKEWYKNPFLRYAMTLMEPFPVGLLITVISALILRRKLPKRDGDSGDAEIAPVTG, from the coding sequence GTGACCTGGGAATTTGTTTACCACTGGTTCCTGCCGGACTTTCTCGATCAATATTCAAACTACATGGTTGAGAAGATGCGTGCGCAGGGAGCGACGCCGGAAGCGCTCAACCAGACGGTTCAGGAGTACCAGCAATTCAAGGAGTGGTACAAGAATCCTTTCCTGCGTTACGCCATGACGCTGATGGAGCCTTTTCCGGTGGGACTGTTGATTACCGTAATCTCTGCTTTGATTCTGAGAAGGAAGCTACCGAAGCGTGACGGGGACTCAGGCGACGCGGAAATTGCACCCGTAACAGGGTGA
- a CDS encoding protein kinase, which produces MALTPGTKLGRYEIRSKIGAGGMGEVYLAEDTRLRRNVALKVLPAELASNKNRMRRFEQEAQAAAALNHPHIATIYEIAEHEGYHFIAMEFVDGVTLRKKLRRQHTELRRFLRYLQHAAEGLAQAHAAGIVHRDLKPENIMITRDGHVKILDFGLAKLVEPQTSLGGGEVAGGSPPLNENESSNEDAETAIMQQQSTPGVIMGTFGYMSPEQAQGKTKEIDQRSDIFSFGCILYEAATGSKPFEGESLIKSLHMVVYEPEPSIADSNPSAPPELQRIVRRCLAKDPKDRYQSIKEVANELKELRREVRGAGIDTTVPPARSTTTEPAGAKSTGSESFGPTISTPSASIETSASSGENVVSRIKQHKFAAGIALLTLLAAATAVGFYLRGRTSSATIESIAVMPFINESGKVDVEYLADGMTETLISSLSQLPNLNVKARSSVFRYKGKDTDPKIVGSELNVQAILNGRVAQYGDRVTLNLELVDVQTENVIWSEQYNRKQTDLVSLQSDIARDVSSKLRIKLSGADEQKLAKHYTQNTEAYKLYLQGRFYANKRTPKDSHKAIDCFEQAVRIDPNYALAYAGLAISYAYLTIFGDEPSGNTFPKARAFASKATELDSSLAEPHIVLGVLRFLQDHDFAGWEREVQLALAANPNSSDAHRLNGLRLLYLGRFAEALAATQRALEIEPLSTAGNVNYAVCFFYSGRIDEGEAQMKKAIELAPDYWFSHYYLYNVYRFKGNYASAIDELAKSKDLRDEAEAARLIRESFAKRGWQGFLRAVTAQPAAMKMSPYNMAGFYAETGDNERAFAALNEAVKADQLVGFVKVDPFMKPLRDDPRFPELLKKVGFPP; this is translated from the coding sequence ATGGCCTTAACTCCCGGCACAAAACTCGGCCGTTACGAAATCCGTTCGAAGATTGGCGCGGGTGGAATGGGAGAAGTGTATCTGGCTGAAGACACACGGCTCCGCCGAAATGTCGCCTTAAAAGTTCTTCCCGCCGAACTCGCTTCAAACAAAAATCGAATGCGGCGGTTCGAACAGGAAGCGCAAGCCGCGGCGGCTCTCAACCATCCCCACATCGCGACGATTTATGAGATTGCCGAACATGAGGGCTACCACTTCATTGCGATGGAATTCGTCGATGGCGTGACGCTGCGTAAGAAGCTCCGTCGTCAGCATACCGAGCTGCGCAGGTTCTTGCGGTACCTGCAACATGCGGCGGAGGGTCTGGCCCAGGCACATGCTGCGGGGATCGTTCATCGCGATCTCAAGCCTGAAAACATCATGATCACGCGCGACGGGCACGTGAAGATTCTGGATTTCGGTCTGGCGAAACTTGTCGAACCTCAAACCAGTTTAGGCGGGGGCGAGGTGGCGGGGGGTAGCCCGCCTCTAAACGAGAATGAGAGTTCAAACGAAGACGCTGAGACGGCAATCATGCAGCAGCAATCAACGCCCGGCGTGATTATGGGCACCTTTGGTTACATGTCTCCGGAACAGGCCCAGGGTAAGACAAAAGAGATCGACCAGCGATCCGACATCTTCTCGTTCGGATGCATCCTGTATGAAGCGGCCACCGGCAGCAAGCCTTTCGAAGGTGAGTCGCTCATTAAATCCTTACACATGGTTGTTTATGAACCGGAACCGTCCATCGCTGATTCCAATCCATCCGCGCCTCCGGAACTACAGCGTATTGTGAGACGTTGTCTCGCGAAAGATCCCAAAGACCGCTATCAATCGATTAAGGAAGTTGCAAATGAGTTGAAAGAGCTGCGGCGCGAGGTTCGCGGCGCCGGCATCGATACAACTGTGCCACCGGCCAGAAGCACCACGACTGAGCCGGCGGGCGCGAAGTCCACCGGCAGCGAAAGCTTCGGTCCAACAATCAGTACGCCATCGGCTTCGATTGAGACGAGCGCCTCCAGCGGCGAGAATGTTGTCTCCCGCATCAAACAGCATAAATTCGCGGCGGGAATTGCTTTGCTCACGTTGCTGGCGGCGGCCACGGCCGTCGGCTTTTATCTGCGTGGCCGCACTTCAAGCGCGACTATTGAATCGATCGCGGTGATGCCCTTCATCAACGAAAGCGGCAAAGTGGACGTCGAATATCTCGCGGACGGGATGACCGAAACCCTGATCAGCAGCTTGTCACAATTGCCGAATCTGAACGTTAAAGCGCGCAGTTCTGTCTTTCGCTACAAAGGAAAAGATACCGACCCAAAAATCGTGGGCAGCGAACTGAATGTGCAGGCGATTTTGAATGGCCGGGTTGCTCAATACGGTGATCGAGTGACGCTAAATCTTGAATTGGTTGACGTCCAAACCGAAAACGTAATTTGGAGCGAGCAATACAATCGCAAACAAACCGACCTGGTGTCTTTGCAGAGCGACATTGCGCGCGACGTTTCCAGTAAACTCAGAATCAAATTGTCAGGCGCGGACGAACAGAAGTTAGCCAAGCACTACACGCAAAATACCGAGGCTTACAAGCTTTACTTGCAGGGCCGCTTTTACGCCAACAAACGCACGCCAAAGGACTCGCATAAAGCTATCGACTGTTTCGAGCAGGCTGTGCGCATCGATCCAAACTATGCCCTGGCGTACGCCGGACTGGCGATCAGTTATGCCTACCTCACGATTTTTGGTGATGAGCCGTCCGGAAACACATTTCCCAAAGCCCGCGCGTTTGCCTCAAAGGCAACCGAATTGGACAGCTCTTTGGCTGAACCCCATATCGTGCTAGGCGTGCTCAGGTTTCTTCAGGACCACGATTTTGCCGGCTGGGAACGCGAGGTTCAATTGGCACTGGCGGCTAATCCCAATTCAAGTGACGCTCATCGCCTGAATGGTTTGCGACTTCTCTATCTGGGCAGGTTTGCTGAGGCGCTCGCCGCGACCCAGAGGGCGTTGGAGATAGAACCTTTATCAACCGCCGGTAACGTCAATTATGCCGTCTGTTTTTTCTATTCGGGGCGAATCGACGAGGGCGAGGCGCAAATGAAAAAGGCGATCGAGCTGGCGCCCGATTACTGGTTTTCGCATTACTATCTCTACAACGTTTATCGCTTTAAGGGTAACTATGCTTCGGCTATCGACGAACTTGCGAAGAGCAAAGACTTACGAGACGAAGCGGAAGCCGCCAGATTGATCAGAGAGAGTTTTGCCAAGCGAGGGTGGCAGGGATTTTTGCGCGCGGTGACCGCTCAGCCTGCGGCGATGAAAATGAGTCCCTACAACATGGCGGGGTTTTACGCGGAAACCGGAGACAATGAGCGGGCTTTTGCGGCACTCAACGAAGCAGTCAAGGCTGATCAATTGGTGGGCTTTGTGAAAGTCGATCCCTTCATGAAACCGCTGCGCGACGATCCGCGCTTTCCGGAGTTGCTAAAGAAAGTCGGTTTCCCACCATAA
- a CDS encoding quinone oxidoreductase: MKAIQVTQTGGPEVLTLADLPTPTPKPNEALVEIKAIGINFIDVYLREGRYPAPLPFIAGQEAAGVVAEVGADVTNLKPGDRVAYCGITGSYAEYACVPADRLVKVPAQLDFDTAAAAMLQGMTAHYLCRSTYPVKAGETALIHAAAGGVGQLLVQMCKGLGARVIATAGSEEKADLARAAGADECIVYTKDDFESETRRLTDGLGVHVVYDGVGKATFDRDLNVLRPRGYLVLFGGASGAVPPFDLIKLSQKGSLFITRPTLAHYSATREDLEWRAGDVLGMIVNGELKIQIHHRYPLGEAQQAHRDLEGRKTTGKLLLIP, translated from the coding sequence ATGAAAGCCATCCAGGTTACGCAAACGGGCGGGCCCGAAGTGCTCACACTCGCAGATCTGCCAACGCCTACGCCTAAACCAAACGAAGCGCTCGTCGAGATCAAGGCGATCGGAATCAATTTCATCGATGTCTACCTGCGCGAGGGCAGATATCCCGCGCCGCTGCCATTCATTGCCGGACAAGAAGCGGCGGGTGTGGTTGCGGAAGTCGGCGCTGACGTGACGAATCTCAAACCGGGTGATCGCGTGGCGTACTGCGGAATAACCGGGAGCTATGCCGAATACGCGTGCGTGCCTGCGGATCGCCTCGTCAAGGTGCCGGCGCAATTGGATTTCGACACGGCCGCCGCGGCGATGCTGCAAGGCATGACCGCGCATTATCTCTGTCGCAGCACCTATCCGGTAAAAGCCGGTGAAACTGCCTTGATTCACGCGGCGGCGGGCGGCGTGGGCCAACTGCTGGTGCAGATGTGCAAAGGTCTCGGCGCACGTGTTATTGCCACGGCCGGCAGCGAAGAGAAGGCGGATCTGGCGCGCGCAGCCGGAGCGGATGAGTGCATCGTCTATACGAAAGACGATTTTGAATCAGAGACAAGACGCCTGACGGACGGCCTTGGCGTTCACGTGGTCTATGACGGCGTGGGCAAGGCAACTTTTGATCGCGATCTGAATGTGTTGCGCCCGCGCGGGTACCTGGTTCTGTTTGGCGGCGCGAGCGGGGCGGTGCCGCCGTTCGATTTGATCAAGCTGTCGCAGAAGGGTTCGCTGTTTATCACGCGACCGACGCTCGCACATTACTCCGCGACACGAGAGGACTTGGAATGGCGCGCGGGCGACGTGCTCGGGATGATTGTTAATGGTGAATTGAAAATCCAGATTCATCATCGATATCCGCTCGGTGAAGCGCAGCAAGCGCACCGCGACCTCGAGGGACGAAAGACAACGGGTAAGTTGTTGTTGATTCCGTGA
- a CDS encoding alanine racemase — MNLETLKTPSLVLDVAKVKRNADRMSQRISQFGADLRPHIKTHKCIEVARIQTAGHSGAVTVSTLAEARAFAANGFSKITYAIPIEPGKFAEAIELSRDCELALITDDSDLPDPLNTAAKQANVHLDLFLKVDCGYHRCGVEPTEGAATEIPRRISNASNLRFAGILTHAGHSYNCQTKAEVLALAKHERDVMAGFAATLRQEVGPVPIVSIGSTPTITSVDHLDGIDEARPGNYIFFDAFQATLGSCSFQDCALTVLASVVHRDRGRQKVIIDAGAIALSKDRGPVGLNPDCGYGRVLNLLGEDLNLTVSEMSQEHGVVMVKDENTFDRLRVGSRVRVLANHSCLTAAQHSYYNVLEGEHIVDHWKIHAGW; from the coding sequence ATGAACCTTGAAACTCTGAAAACACCGAGTCTCGTACTCGACGTCGCGAAGGTTAAGCGCAATGCCGACCGCATGAGCCAACGGATCAGCCAATTTGGTGCTGATCTTCGCCCGCACATCAAGACCCACAAGTGTATTGAAGTTGCTCGCATTCAAACTGCCGGGCACTCCGGCGCCGTCACGGTCTCAACCCTTGCCGAAGCACGAGCGTTCGCTGCGAATGGATTCTCCAAAATCACCTACGCCATCCCGATCGAGCCGGGCAAATTTGCTGAAGCGATTGAGCTCTCCAGAGATTGCGAACTGGCTTTGATAACGGACGACTCTGATCTGCCCGATCCTCTGAATACGGCCGCCAAACAGGCGAACGTTCATCTGGATCTCTTTCTGAAGGTCGACTGTGGATATCATCGGTGCGGTGTCGAGCCCACTGAAGGAGCGGCTACCGAGATTCCCCGCCGCATATCCAACGCGTCAAACCTGCGGTTTGCGGGAATCCTGACCCACGCGGGTCACAGTTATAACTGTCAGACAAAAGCAGAGGTTCTGGCCCTCGCGAAACATGAACGCGATGTGATGGCCGGCTTTGCTGCGACGCTCCGCCAGGAAGTCGGCCCGGTACCAATCGTAAGTATTGGCTCAACTCCAACTATCACGAGTGTCGATCATCTCGACGGCATCGACGAAGCACGCCCTGGAAACTACATCTTTTTCGACGCGTTCCAGGCGACCCTGGGTAGCTGTTCATTTCAAGACTGCGCACTGACGGTCCTCGCTTCAGTCGTGCATCGCGACCGGGGCAGACAAAAAGTGATCATCGATGCCGGCGCCATCGCGCTATCGAAGGACCGCGGTCCGGTGGGTCTCAATCCGGATTGTGGCTATGGCAGAGTACTGAACCTCTTGGGCGAGGATCTGAATCTAACCGTCAGCGAGATGTCACAAGAGCACGGCGTCGTCATGGTGAAGGATGAGAACACTTTCGACCGGCTACGCGTTGGGTCGCGCGTCAGAGTTTTGGCAAACCATTCGTGTCTGACCGCGGCCCAACATTCCTACTACAACGTGCTCGAAGGCGAGCACATTGTGGACCACTGGAAGATTCATGCCGGCTGGTAA